Below is a genomic region from Xylophilus sp. GW821-FHT01B05.
CGGCCTGGCGCAGGCCAGCGCCAATGAGCGCTGGCAGCCCTGGAGCGCGCAGCGCGTGGCCGATCTCACCGCCGCCGGCCAGCCAGTGTTTGTCGACTTCACCGCCGCCTGGTGCGTGACCTGCCAGGTCAACAAGAAAACCACGCTGTCTGATGCCGGCGTGCTGGCCGCGCTGGACGGCAAGAAGGTGGCCCTGCTGCGCGCCGACTGGACGCGCCAGGACCCGGCCATCACCGCCGCGCTGCGCGCGCTGGGCCGCAGCGGCGTGCCGGTCTATGTGCTGCATGCCCCCGGCCGCGCGCCGCTGGTGCTGACCGAGCTGCTGTCGCGCGACGAGGTGAAAGCCGCGGTGGCGGCGCTGTAGCCGTTCGATTTGGAACACACACAGCCTGAGTACACCCTGACAAAACGGCTGCGCAATTCCCCGCATGGCGCGGGCCGCGGCCATGCCTATGCTTGAGCGGGTTTCCCGCTCCGGTTCTACAGAATGTCCGCACTCCACTCACCCCAACCCTCCTCCAAGGCTGCCACCGTCCTGCGCGTGACCGGCGGCAACTTCATGGAGATGTTCGACTTCTTCCTGTTTGGCTTCTACGCCACGCAGATATCGAAGGCCTTCTTCCCCGCAGGCGACGAGTTCGCCTCGCTGATGCTGACCTTCATGACCTTTGGCGCAGGCTTCCTGATGCGCCCGCTGGGCGCGATCTTTCTCGGCGCCTATGTCGACCGCGTTGGCCGGCGCAAGGGCCTGATCGTCACGCTGGCGCTGATGGCCACCGGCACGCTGCTGATCGCCTGCGTGCCCTCTTACGCCACCATCGGCCTGGCCGCGCCGCTGCTGGTGCTGATCGGGCGCCTGCTGCAGGGCTTCTCGGCCGGCGTGGAGCTGGGCGGCGTGTCGGTCTATTTGTCAGAAATGGCCACGCCGGGCCACAAGGGCTTCTACGTGAGCTGGCAGTCGGCCAGCCAGCAGGTCGCCATCGTGGTGGCAGCGGCGCTGGGCTACTGGCTCAACGTCACCTTCACCTCGCAAGAGATCGGTGATTTCTACTGGCGCGTGCCCTTCTTCGTCGGCTGCCTGATCGTGCCGGCGCTGTTCATCATCCGCCGCTCGCTGCAAGAGACGGAAGAGTTCATGGCGCGCAAGCACCGCCCCGATGTGCGCGAGATCTTCCGCTCCATGGTCAGCAACTGGGGCCTGGTCGTCGCCGGGATGCTGCTGGTGTCGATGACCACCGTGTCCTTCTACCTGATCACCGTCTACACGCCCACCTTCGGCAAGGCCGTGCTGCACCTGAGCACCACCGACGCCCTGGTCGTCACGCTGTGCGTGGCCATCTCCAACTTCATCTGGCTGCCCATCATGGGCGCGCTGTCAGACCGCGTCGGCCGCAAGCCGCTGCTGATCGTGTTCACCGTACTGACCATCCTCACCGCCTACCCGTCGCTCAAGTGGCTGGTGGGCGCGCCGAGCTTTGTGCGCATGCTCGAAGTCGAGCTGTGGCTGTCCTTCCTGTACGCCAGCTACAACGGCGCCATGGTGGTGGCCCTGACCGAGGTCATGCCGGTCAGCGTGCGCACCGCCGGCTTCTCGCTGGCCTACAGCCTGGCCACCGCGATCTTTGGCGGCTTCACGCCGGCGATTGCCACCGGCCTGATCGAGATGACCGGCGACAAGGGCGCGCCAGGGCTGTGGATGACGGCGGCCGCGATCTGCGGCCTGGTCGCCACGCTGGTCTTGTACCGGCGCAAGGCAGGCACGCCGCCCGCTACCGGGCCTCAGACGGCGGCTTGAGCAGCTCGACCAGAAAGTCGACCAAGGCGCGCACCTTCGGGTTCAGCAGCGGGTCGACCAGGAAGACGGCATGCACGCTGGCGTCCGCGCCGCCGTGCTTGGGCAGCACCCGCAGCAGCGACTTGTCCTCTAGTGCGCTGCGCACCAGCACCTCGGACAAGAACGCAATGCCGCGCCCTGCCTTGGCAAACTCAAGCACTGCGTCCCCGTTGTTGGCGCGCAGCACGCCCTTGGGTTTGATGGAAATCTCCTTGCCCTGCTCGTCGCAGAAGCGCCATTGCTCGCCATCCCGGTTCACCGTAAGGACGATGCAGCTGTGCTGCTTCAGGTCTTCCAGCGTCTTGGGTGAGCCGCGGCGCCTGAGGTAGCCCGGGCTGGCCACCAGAACCCTGCGGTTGGCGGCCAGCTTGCGCGCCCGCAGGGCCGAGTCTTCCAGCCGGCCAATGCGGACGGCCACATCCACGCCCTCGCCCGCCAGATCGACAAAGCTGTCCGTCATCAGCAGATCCACCGACAGCTTGGGGTGCCGGTCCATAAACGCGGGCAGCGCCGGCACGATGTAGCGGCGCCCGAACGCGACCGGTGCGCTGATCCGCAAGGCGCCCCGCACCTCGTCCCGCATGCGGCCCAGCGCCTGCCCGGCAACGTCGAGCCGATCGAATGCCTCGCGCGCCGCAGCGAGGTAGGTCATGCCCGCATCCGTGAGCGACATGGTGCGGGTGGTGCGCAGGAACAGCTGCACCCCAAGGGTCTGCTCCAGCAGCTTGATCTGCCGGCTGACGGCAGAGGGCGTGACCCGCAAGTCCTGCGCGGCACGCGCAAAGCTCTGGTGCGCAGCCACCCGGACAAAGGCGCGTATCAATTCCAGCGGCAGATCAGGCATTCATTCCTCCTGGGAACGAGTGTATTTCTTTCATTCTCGCGATTCAGGCGCCACCCCTGCCAAGCTCGGAGCCATGACAAAGCATGCATGCGAGGCCGCCATCACGCCGGCCCAGAGAACCCTCTTCCATGTGGATGCATTCACCCGCACGCCGTATCGCGGCAACCCTGCGGGGGTCGTGCTGAACGCGGATGGCATGTCCGACGCCGAGATGCAGGATCTGGCGCGCGAGCTCAAGCATTCCGAGACGGCTTTTGTCTGGCGCGCCGATGCGCCCGACCACGATCTGCGCATACGCTACTTCACGCCGACCACCGAGGTCCCGCTGTGCGGGCACGCCACCATTGCGGCGCACTTCGCGCGTGCCACGGCCTTGCAGCTCGATGAGCTGACGCTGCGGCAGAAAACCGGGGCCGGCATCCAGACCATTCTCATTGGCCGAAGCGCCACGGGCGCGCACCGGATCGTCATGCACCAGGGCGCACCGGTGTTTGAGGCGCCACTGGAAGGCGCGCTGCGCGAGCGCATCGTGGCAGCACTGGGGCTTGCGCCCAATGATGTGGTGGGCACGCTTCCCGTGCAGGTCGTCTCGACCGGGCACAGCAAGCTCACCATTCCGCTGATGCCAGAGGTCGACCTCGACGCGCTGCGACCCGACATGCCCGCGCTCAGCCAACTGAGCCGGGAGATCGGCTGCAACGGCTACTTCGTGTTTCAGCAGCCGGCCGGGGAAAACGCCGTCACGGATGGGCGGATGTTTGCGCCCGCGATAGGCATCCTGGAAGACCCCGTGACGGGCAACGCCAACGGGCCGCTCGGCGCCTACCTGGTGCGCCACAGGCTCATGCCGCACGACGGCCTGGCGCTGCGCTTCCAGGGGCGCCAGGGGCGCGCCTTGCGGCGGGATGGCATCGTGCACGTCGAAGTCGCCGTGGTGGATGGCGAACCCAGCGCGGTTGCCATCGCCGGGGATGCCTGCATCCTGTTCTCTGCCGTGCTGCAGGGGTAGCTGCGCGGGCCCCTGCGACAATGGAGAAATGCCTTTCGCCCCACTGCAAAACGACACATTCCTGCGTGCCTGCCGGCGCCAGGCCACTGACCACACCCCCGTCTGGCTGATGCGCCAGGCCGGCCGCTACCTGCCGGAATACCGCGCCACGCGCGCCCAGGCCGGCAGCTTCATG
It encodes:
- a CDS encoding MFS transporter, encoding MSALHSPQPSSKAATVLRVTGGNFMEMFDFFLFGFYATQISKAFFPAGDEFASLMLTFMTFGAGFLMRPLGAIFLGAYVDRVGRRKGLIVTLALMATGTLLIACVPSYATIGLAAPLLVLIGRLLQGFSAGVELGGVSVYLSEMATPGHKGFYVSWQSASQQVAIVVAAALGYWLNVTFTSQEIGDFYWRVPFFVGCLIVPALFIIRRSLQETEEFMARKHRPDVREIFRSMVSNWGLVVAGMLLVSMTTVSFYLITVYTPTFGKAVLHLSTTDALVVTLCVAISNFIWLPIMGALSDRVGRKPLLIVFTVLTILTAYPSLKWLVGAPSFVRMLEVELWLSFLYASYNGAMVVALTEVMPVSVRTAGFSLAYSLATAIFGGFTPAIATGLIEMTGDKGAPGLWMTAAAICGLVATLVLYRRKAGTPPATGPQTAA
- a CDS encoding PhzF family isomerase translates to MTKHACEAAITPAQRTLFHVDAFTRTPYRGNPAGVVLNADGMSDAEMQDLARELKHSETAFVWRADAPDHDLRIRYFTPTTEVPLCGHATIAAHFARATALQLDELTLRQKTGAGIQTILIGRSATGAHRIVMHQGAPVFEAPLEGALRERIVAALGLAPNDVVGTLPVQVVSTGHSKLTIPLMPEVDLDALRPDMPALSQLSREIGCNGYFVFQQPAGENAVTDGRMFAPAIGILEDPVTGNANGPLGAYLVRHRLMPHDGLALRFQGRQGRALRRDGIVHVEVAVVDGEPSAVAIAGDACILFSAVLQG
- a CDS encoding LysR family transcriptional regulator is translated as MPDLPLELIRAFVRVAAHQSFARAAQDLRVTPSAVSRQIKLLEQTLGVQLFLRTTRTMSLTDAGMTYLAAAREAFDRLDVAGQALGRMRDEVRGALRISAPVAFGRRYIVPALPAFMDRHPKLSVDLLMTDSFVDLAGEGVDVAVRIGRLEDSALRARKLAANRRVLVASPGYLRRRGSPKTLEDLKQHSCIVLTVNRDGEQWRFCDEQGKEISIKPKGVLRANNGDAVLEFAKAGRGIAFLSEVLVRSALEDKSLLRVLPKHGGADASVHAVFLVDPLLNPKVRALVDFLVELLKPPSEAR